The DNA region gtaaaccTCCTTATTCTCACTCATACTTGATCTGAATGCTTCCAAAACCCTTTGAAGACTGAATGTATCTGCCATATCTGTTCTTTGTCCTATAATCctatatattaattaacaatattatatGTTCTCCACATTGATAATATATCTCTAAAAACACTTCTCTCCCCTTGATCCTCATTCTCTcccccaaaaaacatttttcacatcacaacacaaaaaaaaagttccatgtgATTGGACGTCACATCGTAGCTTTTCACTAGTCTTCCATGAGGCGGCGCTTTAGGGCTCAGAAAGTCGAATTCTCCATTGAGCCGCATTTAAATATATGGAGGCTGTTTGCTTTTTTGAAGACAATTATGCATcgaaaagaataatatttttaatatatataatctctAACGATTTGTATCCGACAACGAAATTTAAATACGACTCTGaatctgaatgaaaatgatttttaaaaatcctagtCCAGAAATCACAAACGAGCATGATTGGTCCGCGCTGACCAGCGCTGTGAAAAGTAACAGTTACCACGTGACATGGCTGTTTACGTCTAGTGGACCTGAtagtaatttactcattaataacaataatatttataataataataaaatactttattaccaattaaattgaaaatacacagtacagaattaaaataaaaaaaatattctttagaaaCGATAGACAACGAATGGTCCACTAAGTCACGCCCACATCGATACCCGTATGATGTATTCTACTCTCTTGTTCTGTGACGTTATGGCAGCGGCGTGAAGTTGTTTAGCTTGTTGTGCTAACCTGTTTCTGAATGATCcactattttaacactttaaaagtctttacatttgttttacatCCCTGGCTGGTGTGTAAGCTGACTGACATGCACCCATCAAGTGTTCGTATCCGGCTAATGTACAGTTAGTGTTCGACCATCAGGCTcttgtaaacataaaacattcatttctgAGCTCTCGAGATGCCTGATATCAAAGTTACGCCTTTAGGTAAGACGTAtgcttaaattttaaataaaacttcttaaaaaacgttaataaataagcaattattattaaacatataatGCTTAACAAATAATATTGTGCAGGAATCAACAGTATtagtagttgtgtgtgtgtgtgtgtgtgtgtgtgtgtgtgtgtgtgtgtgtgtgtgtgtgtgtgtgtgtgtgtgtgtgtatatatatgtatgtatatatatgtatgtatatgtatgtatgtgtgtgtatatatatatatatatatatatatatatatatatatatatatatatatatatattatatgatatgcatacatacatacgtatacatacatacatatatatatatatatatatatatatatatatatatatatatatatatatattacatattatcatataaattaatttatgtctAAAGTTTAATTCTAAGTTCTtctaaatgtgtgtatgtgttgttttgCAGGGGCTGGTCAGGATGTCGGCCGCAGCTGTATTTTGGTCTCCATCGGAGGCAAAAACATTATGCTTGACTGCGGGATGCATATGGGCTATAATGACGATGTGCGTTACTACAGTTGTTGCTATCTTCAGTTGTTTGTATCTTGAACATAATAGTTGAGTACTATGCCCTTAACTTTCTGTGTTCATTTTCAGAGACGTTTCCCAGATTTCAGTTACATTACTCAAAACGGTCGCCTCACTGAGTTCCTGGACTGCGTTATTATAAGGTTAGTTTGTATTTGACGTGTTACGTGACTGTTGTGTGTTTTCTTGTTCTCTActgtgactttctttcctctttgTTCTGCTCAGTCATTTCCACCTGGATCACTGCGGTGCTCTTCCCTACATGAGCGAGATGGTGGGTTACGACGGGCCCATCTACATGACCCACCCCACCAAAGCCATCTGCCCCATCCTGCTGGAGGACTTCAGAAAGATCACAGTAGACAAAAAGGGAGAGACCAACTTCTTCACTTCACAGATGATCAAAGACTGCATGAAGAAAGTCGTGCCACTCAACCTCCACCAGACGGTTCAGGTAAAGCTAGTTGTCTgtgaatttgattttaatttgcaataattgaaatgaattaatttaatgtattgttatcaataaaatttttttaaattaatagatttttatCAGTTCATTAATGTAAGTAATTTTAgaaatttaatcattaatttattaatgatttttaagaattttgttattataagttttccttattgaaaatgtttaaacaaaaagcatcaaattaatttataaatattttattgattaatattctaaatacatattaatacattttaacaacttATTTGAATCTACtattcattagatttttttattgtgtaataataataataataataattattatataattataaaataattaatataaaaataataatttttttaattaaaataattaaaattgtaaatataataatatatctttttaatataataatattttaaatataatctttttagtttttttcttttttttggtctgactttttatttatttatttatttcatttttttttttttgtatgtttttttttttttttttttaggttgatgAGGAGCTAGAGATCAAAGCGTACTATGCAGGTCACGTGCTGGGAGCCGCCATGGTTCAAATCAAAGTCGGCTCAGAATCTGTCGTCTACACAGTGAGTGTCACATTGCTTATTAAATACTCCAATTTTATGATGTTCCAGCTGTTGACATCATTTGCAAATGAAATCTAAATCTGTTTGTGTAGGGTGATTACAACATGACTCCAGACAGACATTTAGGGTGAGTAAAATCTCTTCTTTTGACACTCTTTTATGTTCGCTCCAGGTTTTACATTCGGTTAGATTAATTCAGGTTAAATTGAGTCAGGTTTAAATTCTCAGAGCTGCTTGGATTGACAAATGCCGGCCAGATCTTCTGATATCAGAGTCCACATACGCCACCACGATCAGAGACTCCAAACGCTGCAGGGAAAGAGATTTCCTCAAGAAGGTTCACGAAACTGTGGAAAGAGGAGGGAAGGTAATTAAGGCACATTAATATATGTAGAATTCAGTTGGTATTTATCAGCTCATCCATCAGATTTTAAAgccttttttaatgtcatttcattaatatgtttttagatGTGAGTGTGTTCTGTTCATCCCGGTGTCTCTGTTTTAGGTCTTGATTCCAGTGTTTGCTCTGGGAAGAGCACAAGAACTCTGTATTCTGTTGGAAACATTTTGGTGAGCTTGTACAGTTGTTTGctgcttttatgtttttgaatatgtGTAATATAGCGAATTCGGTTGCAACACTCATAAACTGTGTTGGAGCAGAATTGTGTGTAATTGCTGTCTGTTGGTTTTACTAGGGAAAGAATGAATCTGAAAGCCCCCATTTACTTCTCCACCGGTCTGACTGAGAAAGCCAATCACTACTACAAGCTCTTCATCAcctggaccaatcagaagatCCGCAAGACCTTCGTACAAAGAAACATGTTCGAGTTCAAGCACATCAAAGCCTTTGATCGCTCGTATGCTGATAACCCTGGACCTATGGTAAGACAGCTGCAAAGAAATGTATATAACTGACCATTTATCATTTACTCTGCAAGCCCACAAAGAGATattcatgcattattattattaaaaaaaaaacttttttaatttagaaaccTTCTGGAATATTAAGCAGTATTCagaaaataatattgattttctttaaatctgattttctacaattaatattaatgaaaaattttaaaactaattCATATACTCTAATAATTGAAACACTATTAATAgatgtttattgtaaaattattattactattatttttattatgattaaataataCATGTAGAAGCCTTTCAGAATATTAAATGTGACGTGTTAAATCttatttctttaaagggatactccatcccaaaaggaaaattttgtcattaatcactcgttccaaacctgtaaaagctccatttgtcctcggaacataatttaagataaaaagcctccctgttttcatccaaaatatcttaaattgtgttctgaagatgaagaaagcttttactggttcggaacgacatgggggtaagtgattaatgacaaaattttcattttgggatggagtaaccctttaaatcatgttttttcttattttaataaacattccaattttataatttatgtaaaaaaaaaaaaaaaaaatttgaatatataaaaggATTTTCCACTAATAGGATGTTTCACCTGTCACAGAATAAATCAGTGAAAAGTGAATCTATTTGGTTAGCAGAATGAAAAGGTTTGAGATTTGTTTCGAATCTTGATTCCCAAGGCCTCAGAATcgaaaactgattttatttttatgtcctaGGTAGAGCTAGCTTTTTCTGCTGTTACAGAATTGTCCAAAAGAAGTGATGGATTGTTGGAAAGTGGAACAAATGAGTTCATGATATTATGTAAAACCAGAGACATTGATAATTATGTTCCACAGGTTGTGTTTGCCACCCCAGGAATGTTGCATGCTGGCCAATCTTTACTGATATTCAAGAAATGGGCCGGCAATGAAAAGAACATGGTACGACTCCTATTGAAACGGCTGATCATGTTACTGAGACTTACCACTTCAACTCATTCAATAGAAGATATATCAATTgagtttaatataattatttcttaGGTCATCATGCCAGGGTACTGTGTGCAAGGCACTGTGGGACACAAGATCTTGAATGGACAGAAAAAACTGGAGATGGAGGGAAGAGCAACGGTAATAATTGGCACTGCAAACACTGATTTTAACTGAGCTTCACTAGATGGCATTAGAGAActctgatctgtagtttatattaCCCACAGTCATTTTTACCCTCTTTAACCACACCTGAACTTTATGTCAAGCCTCTATAATATACATCTGCATCTCTGTATTTAAGCCTCATACACTagcaatcaaaagtttggaatactttgttttggaaaacattttttctcttatgctcaccaaggctgcttttttaaattaaaactacaatgaaaacattaatattgtgaat from Cyprinus carpio isolate SPL01 chromosome B23, ASM1834038v1, whole genome shotgun sequence includes:
- the ints11 gene encoding integrator complex subunit 11 isoform X1; this encodes MPDIKVTPLGAGQDVGRSCILVSIGGKNIMLDCGMHMGYNDDRRFPDFSYITQNGRLTEFLDCVIISHFHLDHCGALPYMSEMVGYDGPIYMTHPTKAICPILLEDFRKITVDKKGETNFFTSQMIKDCMKKVVPLNLHQTVQVDEELEIKAYYAGHVLGAAMVQIKVGSESVVYTGDYNMTPDRHLGAAWIDKCRPDLLISESTYATTIRDSKRCRERDFLKKVHETVERGGKVLIPVFALGRAQELCILLETFWERMNLKAPIYFSTGLTEKANHYYKLFITWTNQKIRKTFVQRNMFEFKHIKAFDRSYADNPGPMVVFATPGMLHAGQSLLIFKKWAGNEKNMVIMPGYCVQGTVGHKILNGQKKLEMEGRATLDVKLQVEYMSFSAHADAKGIMQLIRMAEPRNMLLVHGEAKKMEFLKDKIEQEFSISCYMPANGETTSIVTNPSVPVDISLNLLKREMALGGPLPDAKRPRTMHGTLIMKDNSLRLVSPEQALKELGLSEHQLRFTCRVQLHDPHSDNDTLGRIYTHLKSVLKTYSIQHVPDGTVIVESIVIKVTSSAEEPNLKVILLSWSYQDEELGSFLSTLLKKGLPS
- the ints11 gene encoding integrator complex subunit 11 isoform X2; amino-acid sequence: MPDIKVTPLGAGQDVGRSCILVSIGGKNIMLDCGMHMGYNDDRRFPDFSYITQNGRLTEFLDCVIISHFHLDHCGALPYMSEMVGYDGPIYMTHPTKAICPILLEDFRKITVDKKGETNFFTSQMIKDCMKKVVPLNLHQTVQVDEELEIKAYYAGHVLGAAMVQIKVGSESVVYTGDYNMTPDRHLGAAWIDKCRPDLLISESTYATTIRDSKRCRERDFLKKVHETVERGGKVLIPVFALGRAQELCILLETFWERMNLKAPIYFSTGLTEKANHYYKLFITWTNQKIRKTFVQRNMFEFKHIKAFDRSYADNPGPMVVFATPGMLHAGQSLLIFKKWAGNEKNMVIMPGYCVQGTVGHKILNGQKKLEMEGRATLDVKLQVEYMSFSAHADAKGIMQLIRMAEPRNMLLVHGEAKKMEFLKDKIEQEFSISCYMPANGETTSIVTNPSVPVDISLNLLKREMALGGPLPDAKRPRTMHGTLIMKDNSLRLVSPEQALKELGLSEHQLRFTCRVQLHDPHSDNDTLGRIYTHLKSHSVNASPYGPI